The genomic window ACGAATGCTGAGGGATGCAGACGCACTGGAGGTTGTGACCTTTGTTGGCGGCGGATAAGATCGAAAAGAGGATAGAGAACACCCCTCTAAAGATCGGGAGGTATGAGTTTACCTCCCGGCTTTTTGTTGGCACCGGCAAATATCCTTCCATGGAAATTATGAAAGACGCCCTGGAGGCCAGTGGCGCAGAGGTCGTTACGGTAGCCGTTCGCCGGGTAAAGATCAGCGAGACGACGTCCCTGTTAGACTATATCGATACCAGGAGATACAAGATATTGCCCAACACGGCGGGGTGTTATTCAGCAGAAGAGGCGATCAGGACGGCGCGCCTTGCGCGGGAGGCAGGCATGTCCGATATGATTAAATTAGAAGTGCTCGGTGACGAAAAGACCCTCTTGCCAGATCCGGTGGAAACGTTAAAAGCAACTGAGACGCTGGTAAAAGAGGGATTTACGGTGCTCGTGTATACCTCTGATGACCCGATTATTGCCCGGAAACTGGAAGATGCGGGCGCAACCAGTGTTATGCCCGCGGGTGCGCCGATTGGGTCAGGACAGGGCATTTTAAATAAGAATAACATACGGATTATCCTCGAATCGGCAAAGGTACCTGTTATCGTTGATGCAGGCGTTGGCACGGCCTCAGACGTCTCTCTTGCCATGGAACTGGGCTGTGAGGGGGTATTGCTGAATACGGGAATTGCCCTTGCTAAAGACCCCGTCTGCATGGCAAAGGCAATGAGACTGGCATGTGAGGCAGGACGACTCGCTTTCCTTTCCGGACGCATACCCAAGAGACTTTACGCAAAAGCCAGCAGCCCTGAAAAAGATTTTTAGTGTAACAATGTAGCTTTTTGAAAATTTTTCGTATCTCTTCAGCGTACTTTCGCTCACCATCACTACGAGTGAACAAAATAGCGCTTCTTTAATCCCGAAGGGATGTCATGATTATAGCATATCGTTATGCAATTATGGTCAACCCCGTAAGGGGTGACATAGTATCGCTATTTTCCCGATATTTCACCCCTTACGGGGTTGAATAAGGTGGCATGGACAAACTCTGTTTGTCCGTGCTGAACTACTATAAATCACAAATTGTGAGCCTGTGGAGTATAAATTGTTAGTTTTTAGTCTGGTCATTCCCGCCCGGGGAAATTTTATCCTGCAACACCGGAGAGACAGTCTTCATCACCTTGCTATTTTTTAAAACGGAAGGAATTTTTGAATCTCTTATGCTTGCGAAAAGAATCATACCGTGTCTGGACGTCAAGGACGGGCGGGTCGTCAAAGGAACCAATTTCTTAAATTTGAAAGACGCCGGAGACCCGGTAGAAATAGCGGCATTATACGACAGAGAAGGCGCCGACGAACTAACCTTCCTCGACATTACCGCCTCCCATGAAAACAGGAACATCATTCTTGACGTTGTAAAAAGAACTGCTGAACAGGTATTTATGCCGTTAACCGTTGGTGGAGGCATCCGTAATATTGACGACATCCGTCGGCTGCTCACTGCAGGTGCAGATAAGGTCTCTATCAATACGGCGGCAGTGAAAGAGCCGGAGTTTATTACCAAGGCCTCCCGGCGATTTGGTAGCCAGTGCATCGTGATCGCGATCGACGCAAAAAGGGTACAAGGCAATTTTGAAACACCACGATGGGAAGTTTACATAAATGGCGGCAGGACACCTACCGGCCTCGATGCCGTTGAATGGGCAAAGGCCGCAGAGAATCGGGGAGCCGGTGAAATATTATTGACCAGCATGGACTGTGATGGCACCAGGGATGGGTTTGATATTGCATTAAACAAAACGATATCCGAGGCAGTAAACATCCCCGTCATTGCATCCGGCGGGGCCGGTAAGGTAGAGCATTTTTACGATGTTTTTACAAGAGGAAAGGTAGACGCAGCGCTGGCCGCCTCAATTTTTCATTATAGGACGATTTCCATACAAACCGTGAAGGAATATTTAATAAAAAATGGTGTTAGCATAAGGCCATATAAGTAGCTGAATGCCTTTTTTTGTAACACGTTCGTTTTTTGAAAAATTCTCTCTCTCTCTGGATAATATTGTCTTGTAGGGGCAGGTTTGATTGAATGAAATGAAACCCAGCGGATTTTTCAACGTTATGAACGGTTGGTGTTGGGCTTTCTCTTGCGGTCTACCCAACCCGAACGAGTCAGAAAAGCGGGTCAACCCTGTCAGGGTTATGTCTATTCACATTTTTGCCAAAGATGTCAAAATGTTTTTTTAGACACTAATTTACACAACGTTAAGTCTTATATATGAGGGCTAAGAATCTTGTTACAGAAATGACGGATATACCGTACTGTATCAAGAAAGAGGAAACCGATTTGTCAAACTTAATATCATCGTCTCTTGTGACAAGAAATGCTGTTTGTCCCTTTATCGCTGTTTCAATGATGAGGTTATCATCTTTATCCCGGCAAATAGCAATATCTCCCGAGAGTAAAACAGATTCTGCCCGTTCTTCTACCAGTATTAAGAGTTCTTTAATATCGTTTTCGGTAATCCCATATTTATCTTTTATCCTTGGACGGTTAAGAACATCTGCAAGTTCTTCAAGTATAGGTTCTGAAATGACAGCAAGGAAAGCGCCTTCTTCAAAGGATTTTCTTAGTCTGGCGGGAAATCCGAATGGATTAAGCACAGAAGATACCCATATATTGGTATCAATAACAGCCTTAACGGCCACGTTTTTCTTTTCTAACCTCTTCTATAGCATGGGAAATATCAGATTCTATTTCTTCCGGGGTGTATTGCTTCGTTGTTATATGTATTTTCCCAATAATGCGATTAAAGCGGTTCTGCCAGTCATCAAGAGAGATGATCTTGATTGCAACCTTTTCATGCTCTTTGACCTCAATGTGCTGCAGTGGCTTAAAAACACCATTTTCAAAGATAGCATCTATTACTTTAGACATAATTTTGTAACCCCGATATTTGAATATAAATCTTTGTAAGATTTTACTTGTAATGCATGAGGTGTTTTTTGTCAAGAAATATTTGTTGCAGCAAGGTAAGGGTAAGCATTATCCAACCCGAACGAGTCGGAAAAGCGAGTCAACCCTGTCAGGGTTATGTCTATTCACATTTTTGCCAATAATGTCAAAGTATTTTTTATGAAACACTCATTCCTGATTTTGATTTGTTCTCTGTATTATAGTATTACTCTGCAAAAACTTCCTTTTTCTGTAATCTTTTCTTTGTGATCTTTGTGTAAAACTTTGCGTTCTTTGTGGTTGAACTTTTTTGGTTGCGGCTGTGCTGCGTTATGCGATAATTATCCATGCATCAACAATACACTGGTGACTACATACTCGTCTGCAAAAAATGCTAACTGCCACGATATTAAACACTTATTTGTTTTGCTTGAGGTGAGCGTCCATTAATGAACCGAAAGGTTCGGGGATGGTCTCTGTTAGTTTTTTGTTGCAAAATAATTATTTCAAGGTATAATGATCGAGCGTTCTTTTTTATTAAGAACCTACGATGGATAGCTTGATAAAGGCAAACCCTGAGCAATCAGGGGACGCAAAGGAAAGGGTCTTCCCCTGTACAGGGTAGTAGAGGGGTAAAATAACAGGTTGTTACGTATACGGAAATACGGGTAGCACAAAAAGATAGCCTTACTGCCAAAAAATATTTATATAAATCTTTGGCAGTAAGGCTTTTTTTTGGCTTTTTGGTGAAATTCATTTTGTGATAACAATTTATGCTCCACAGGCTCGCAGTTTGTGATTTATAGTAGTTCAACACGGACAAACAGAGTTTGTCCATGCCACCTTATTATCAATTTATACTCGAAGGGTTCATAAACAATGATTTCTAACATTTCACATAACTTTTGTTCACATAAATGGTTAAAGTGTTTCAAAAATCACATTTTGTGAACTCCCCGAGTATAAAATTCATATTTTATGAGCATCTTGAGTATAGTTTTTTTTAAAATCCCGAAGGGATGACATGATTATAGAAAAAACACACCACCCTATTTAACCCCGTAAGGGGTGAAATATCGGGAAAATAGCGATACTATGCCACCCCTACGGGGTTGACCATAATTGCATAACCATGTGCTATAATCATGACATCCCTTCGGGATTACAGAAGCACTATTTTGTTTATGCGTAGTGATGGTGAGTGAAAGTACGCTGAATAGTTACGAGAATTTTTCAAAAAGCTAAATTGTTACATTTCGTGAAAGAGGGGCAATTGCAACAAAAGGTGGACATGGAAATGGCTGAATATCAAATTTTTTATTTTAGAGAAGAGGAGGAAATGACGTATGACGATTAATAAAAAGTCTCGAACAACACCATCGCTGTTGAGCGCCATGGTGTTCATATGTGCGGTTTTTATGGTGACCTTATGCGGGACAGGAGTTACCTATGGACTTACCCATAGCAGTAATATTACCAGTGATGAGACGTGGTATACCGCTGACAACCCCCATATCGTTACAGGAGGCATACACGTATACAACAATGCTACATTAAAGATAGAGGCCGGGTGTCAGGTAAGGTTTGATCCAGGAGCAGTCCTTTACTTCGGGTATTACAGCGGGGCTGCCCTGAACGCCACGGGTACAAGCCTTAATCCCATCACCTTTACCTCAAACGCGGCGACCCCTGCGCCCAATGACTGGGATGGAATCGTCTTTTTCAACTCCACAGATGACGCCTCAACGATTATGGACTATTGCACGGTGGAATACGGCGGGTATAGCGCTTATCAATCCAACATCTATTGCAACACCGCATCGCCTACCATCCAGAATTGCACCATCCGGCACTCTGGCGAGTATGGGATATATTGTGACAACTATTCAGCCCCTACGTTAATCAACAATACGATAAGCAATAATGGCTGGTTCCCGATAACTTTAAATTGCAACAATCTGGACACCCATGTGGCGGGCAACACGGGGAGCGGCAACGGAACGGATGCCATTGAGGTGCGGGGCGGAGGTATTACCTCGAGCCATACCTGGGTTCCGCAGGATTTCAACTTTACTGTAACGGATAGTATACATGTGTACAATGATGCCATTTTGACGATAAACCCCGGATGTCTTGTGAAATTTCGTCAAGGGACAGGGCTTTACATCGGGTATTACAGCGGGGCAACCTTGAATGCCACGGGTACAAGCCTTAATCCCATCACCTTTACCTCAGGTGTAGCAACCCCTGCGCCTGATGACTGGGAGGGAATCGTTTTTTTCAACTCCACAGTTGACGCCTCAACGATTATGGACTATTGCACCGTGGAATACGGCGGGTTTAGGAGTTATCATTCCAACATCAATTGTAATAATTCCTCGCCAACCATCCAGAATTGCACCATACGTTATTCTGACGAGTATGGGATATATTGTGACGACGCTTCAGCCCCTACGTTAACCAACAATACGATAAGCAATAATGGCGCCTTCCCGATAAGCTTGTTCTGCAACCTGCTGGATACCAATGTGACGGGGAATACGGGGAGCAGCAACGGAACGAATGCCATTGAGGTGCGGGGCGGAGGTATTACCTTAAGCCGCACCTGGGTTCCGCAAGACTTCTACTTCAATGTAACGGGGAGTGGTATCCATGTATTTAGCGACGCCATATTGACAATAAACCCGGGGTCTCTGGTAAAGTTTAACGCTATGACAGGCCTTTACATCGGGTATTACAGCGCTGCTACCTTGATCGCCGATGGCACGAGCGGCAATCCCATTACCTTTACCTCAAATGGGGCAACTCCTGCGCCTGGTGGCTGGGAGGGAATCGTTTTTTACAACTCCACAGATGACGCCTCAACGATTTTGGACTATTGCACCGTGGAATACGGCGGGTATGACACTTTCAATTCCAACATCAATTGCGACCAGGCTTCGCCTACCATCCAGAATTGCACCATACGGCACTCTGACGGGTATGGGATATATTGTGATAACGGCGCAGCCCCTACGCTTACAAACAATACGATAAGCAACAATGGATTATTCCCCATAAGCGAGTTCTGCAACACGCTGGACAGCAATGTGACTGGGAATACGGGGATCGGCAACACGCCAAACGCCATTGAGGTGCGGGGCGGGAATATAACGTTAAGTCATACCTGGGTTCCGCAAGACTTCTACTTCAATGTAACGGGGAGTGGTATCCATGTATTTAGCGACGCCATATTGACAATAAACCCGGGGTCTCTGGTAAAGTTTAACGCTATGACAGGCCTTTACATCGGGTATTACAGCGCTGCTACCTTGATCGCCGATGGCACGAGCGGCAATCCCATTACCTTTACCTCAAATGGGGCAACTCCTGCGCCTGGTGACTGGGAGGGAATCGTTTTTTACAACTCCACAGATGACGCCTCAACGATTTTGGACTATTGCACCGTGGAATACGGCGGGTATGACACTTATAATTCCAACATCAACTGCAATCAGGCTTCGCCTACCATTCAGCGTTGTCTCATAAGAAATTCGGATGGCTATGGAATTCATACAACGGGTAGCGGCGCACAGCCATTGATTTCTTGTTCAACGATAACGGACAACACACATGGCGTCTATGTAGCTAGTGGTAATCCAACCATAGAAAATTGCAGCATTGCAGGCAATACAAGTTACGGAGTTTTCACTAATACATTCATTTATGCAGAAAACAACTGGTGGGGTAATGCCAGCGGTCCATCCGGCGTTGGACCAGGCTCTGGCGATGCCGTCAGCAGCGATGTGGACTATACCCCATGGTTAAGCGCGTATAACAGTTGTCTTGAGACGATTGTTTTAAGCCCGTCATCTGAGACGAATCTTATCGGCACCCAGCATACCGTTACTGCGACCGTGACAGATGATGCTTCTGACCCAATGGAGGGTATCGTGTTATTTTTTTACATTACCTCTGGCCCACACGCAGGGCTAAATAGTAATGTTACAACGGATTCAAATGGTCAGGCGACGTTTACCTACACGGGGACGCTGGAAGGCACGGACATAATTGAGGCGAGTTTTACCGATTTTCACGGGCGGACCATAACATCAGGTCCGGTCACAAAGACGTGGGAATCGTTACCACCGACTCCAACGCCAACGCCTTCACCAACGCCGACACCGGAGCCAACACCAAGTCCAACACCGTCTCCAACACCGGAGCCAACACCGAGTCCAACCCCAAGTCCAACTCCGTCTCCGACACCAAGTCCGACCCCGACCCCTGCAGCATGTCCTTGTCCGGACGCAGAGGCATGCTATTCCTTTGACGAAGGGAATGGGAATGTGGCTGGCGACTCGTCGGGCAATGGTCATAACGGCGCAATCGCTGGCGCAAGCTGGACCATCGGAAATGACGGCAGTGGTCTGAGTTTTGACGGGGTTGACGATGAGGTATCAATTCCGGTCCTGAACAGCGAGGAAGTCTCCTTCAGCGCATGGTTCTATAAGAATGCGAATAATCCGTTGAGATATAGTTTCATCTTCGACGGAATCAGGACGCATTCTAATTCACAATTGAATGAAGGATTTGCTCTTAAATTCTTAAAGAGAAATCCAAACGTAGTGGGTTTTGCTGTTGTAACACAAAACTCAAACGGAAGAAGGAAGCTGAGGACTGCGTCATACGATCTGGGTAATTCCGTAGGCAGCTGGTATCACGTTGCAGGTACGTACGACAAGGCCACCGGCGAGCAGAAGTTGTATGTCAATGGGCAGCTGGTCAGGATGGTAAGACACCCGGCAGGAAACGGCATCGTTCCGCTGACCTCTTATCCTGGCATGAAAATCGGGAATTCCTTGTCGAAGAAAGGTTGCTTCAATGGTGTCATCGATGGGGTTTGTATTTCCACTCGGGCATTGACCGAGCAGGAGGTGCTGGACATCTACAATAACTAACGAAGGCAAGCTCTCAACGGAGGAGGTTGAGGAGCGGAGTAAAGACAGGCAGGGGGCGTTTCCCGATGTTTCAGAGACATGAGGGAATTCGCCTCCTGCCTGTTTGTTTTATGGTAAGGGATTTGTACACTTTAGCTTTTTGAAAAATTCTCTCTATGAGCAATATTGTCTTGTATGGGCAGGTTTCAAACCTGCCCATACACAGTATGGTAAACATTGTCTTTGTTGGGATTTTTCAAAAAGCTAAAGTGTCATAGGGATTTTAGTCAGAGCCGTGCTGATGGCTCTGACTCTTCGTCCCGGAGAATCTGTGTCGGGCGCTGCCATATCCATGTCCTTTCCATCGTGTGAGCAGCAACCCAGGACAGCCCGGAAACCACTGGAAGAGTCAGGAACATAGTCTTTTTCGGCTGCAGTGAGCGTTTTTCTGCAAACGCTCGTTCCTTTTACAAAGAACCGAAGGGTTCGGGATGATCTCTGTTATTTTTCTGTTGAAAAATAATTATTTTAAAGTATAATATCTGTGCCTCTTTTTTATTAAGCGGCATGATTAGTGGTTTGATAAAGGCAAACCCTGAGCAATCAGGGGACGCAAAGGAAAGGGTCTTCCCCTGTACACGGTAGTAGAGGGGTAAAATAACGGGTTGTTACGTATACGGAAATACGGGTAGCACAAAAAGATAGCCTTACTGCCAAAAAATATTTATATAAATCTTTGGCAGTAAGGCTTTTTTTTGGCTTTTTGGTGAAATTCATTTCGTGAAAGGAGGGCAATTGCAACAAAAGGTGGACATGGAAATGGCTGAATATCAATTTTTTTGTTTTAGAGAAGAGGAGGAAATGACGTATGACGATTAATAAAAAGTCTCGAACAACACCATCGCTGTTGAGCGCCATGGTGTTCATATGTGCGGTTTTTATGGTGACCTTATGCGGGACAGGGGTTACCTATGGACTTACCCATAGCAGCAATATTACCAGTGATGAGACGTGGTATGCCGCTGACAATCCCCATATCGTTACAGGAGGCATACACGTATACAACAATGCTACATTAAAGATAGAGGCGGGGTGTCTGGTAAAGTTTGATCCAGGAGCGGTCCTTTACATTGGGTATTACAGCGGGGCTGCCCTGAACGCCACGGGTACAAGCCTTAATCCCATCACCTTTACCTCAAATGCATCAACCCCTGCTGCTGGTGATTGGCTGGGAATCGTCTTTTTCAATAGCACCGTTGATAGCTCAACGATTATGGACTATTGCACGGTGGAATACGGCGGATACTCATCATATAATTCCAACATCTATTGCGACAACGCCTCGCCTACCATCCAGCATTGCACCATACGGCATTCTGACGGGTATGGGATATATTGTGACAACGGTTCAGCCCCCACGTTGACGAACAATACGATAAGTAACAACATCATTTACCCAATAACCTTATTTTGCAACAATCTGGACACCCATGTAACGGGGAATACGGGGACCGGAAATGGGACGGACGCCATTGAGGTGCGGGGCCAGAATATAACGTCAAGCCATACCTGGGTTCCGCAAGATTTCTACTTTAATGTAACGAGTAGTATCCATGTATTAAGTGACGCCACCTTGACAATAAATCCGGGGAGTCTGGTGAAGTTTAATGCTAACACAGCCCTTTTCATCGGGTACTACAGCGGGGCTACCCTGGTTGCCGATGGTACGAGCGGCAATCCCATCACCTTTACCTCGAATGCAGCAACCCCTGCACCTGGTGACTGGGCTGGAATCGTCTTTTTCAATAGCACCGTTGATAGCTCAACGATTATGGACTATTGCACGGTGGAATACGGCGGATACTCAACATATGATTCCAACATCTATTGCGACAACGCCTCGCCTACCATCCAGCATTGCACCGTACGGCATTCTGACGGGTATGGGATATATTGTGACAACGGTTCAGCCCCCACGTTGACGAACAATACGATAAGTAACAACATCATTTACCCAATAACCTTATTTTGCAACAATCTGGACACCCATGTAACGGGGAATACGGGGACCGGAAATGGGACGGACGCCATTGAGGTGCGGGGCCAGAATATAACGTCAAGCCATACCTGGGTTCCGCAAGATTTCTACTTTAATGTAACGAGTAGTATCCATGTATTAAGTGACGCCACCTTGACAATAAATCCCGGGAGTCTGGTGAAGTTTAATGCTAACACAGCCCTTTTCATCGGGTACTACAGCGGGGCTACCCTGGTTGCCGATGGTACGAGCGGCAATCCGATCACCTTTACCTCGAATGCAGCAACCCCTGCACCTGGTGACTGGGCTGGAATCGTCTTCTTCAATCACACGGTGGATGTCTCAACGATTATGGACCATTGCACGGTGGAATACGGCGGATACTCATCATATGATTCCAACATCTATTGCGACAACGCCTCGCCTACCATCCAGCATTGCACCATACGTTATTCTGACGGGTATGGGATATTTTGTGACAACATTTCAGCCCCCACGTTGACCAACAATACGATAAGCAACAACAGTTTATTCCCCATACGCGAGTATAGCAACATGCTGGACAGCAATGTGACGGGCAATACCGGAAGCAATAATGGGACGAATGCCATTGAGGTGCGGGGTGGAAGTATAACGTCAAGCCATACCTGGGTTCCACAAGACTTCTACTTCAATGTAACGGAGGCTATCTATGTATATGGTAACGCCACCTTGACGATAAATCCGGGGAGTCTGGTGAAGTTTAATGCAGGCGCAGGCTTTTACATCGGGTATTACAGCGGAGCTGCTTTGGTAGCCGATGGTACGAGCGGTGATCCTATCATCTTTACCTCAAATGTATCAACCCCTGCGCCTGGCGACTGGCTAGGGATCGTATTCTTCATTCATACCAATAATAGCGCGACGATTATGGACAATTGCACGGTGGAATACGGCGGATACGGATCATATAATTCCAACATTAACTGCAATCAGGCTTCGCCTACCATTCAGCGTTGTATCATAAGAAATTCGGATGGACATGGAGTTTTTACAACGGGTAACGGCGCACAACCATTGATCTCTTGTTCAACAATAACGGGCAATCAGCATGGTGTCTATGCAGAAAATAGTTCCAATCCAACCGTAGTAAATTGCAGTATTAGCGGCAATACCACGTACGGTGTTTACAATGTTACCAGCGCCATTACCCTCGCCGCTGCGAACAACTGGTGGGGTAACACCAGCGGCCCGTCCGGCGTTGGACCAGGTGCTGGCGATGCCGTCAGCAACTATGTGGACTATACCCCATGGTTAAGCGCGTATGACAGTTGTCTTGAGACGATTGTGTTAAGCCCGGCATCTGAGACGAATCTTATCGGCACCCAGCATACCGTTACTGCGACCGTGACAGATGATGCTTCTGACCCAATAGAGGGCATCGTGTTATTTTTCGACATTACCGCTGGCCCACACGCGGGGCTAAATAGTAATGTCACAACGGATTCAAATGGTCAGGCGACGTTTACCTACACGGGGACGCTGGAAGGCACGGACATAATTGAGGCGAGTTTTACCGATTTCCACGGGCGGACCATAACATCAGGTCCGGTCACAAAGACGTGGGAATCGTTACCACCGACTCCGACGCCAACGCCTTCACCAACGCCGACACCGGAGCCAACACCAAGTCCAACACCGTCTCCAACACCGGAGCCAACACCGAGTCCGACCCCAAGTCCAACTCCGTCTCCGACACCAAGTCCGACACCGACCCCTGCAGCATGTCCTTGTCCGGACGCAGAGGCATGCTATTCCTTTGACGAAGGGAATGGGAATGTGGCTGGCGACTCGTCGGGCAATGGTCATAACGGCGCAATCGCTGGCGCAAGCTGGACCATCGGAAATGACGGCAGTGGTCTGAGTTTTGACGGGGTTGACGATGAGGTATCAATTCCGGTCCTGAACAGCGAGGAAGTCTCCTTCAGCGCATGGTTCTATAAGAATGCGAATAATCCGTTGAGATATAGTTTCATCTTCGACGGAATCAGGACGCATTCTAATTCACAATTGAATGAAGGATTTGCTCTTAAATTCTTAAAGAGAAATCCAAACGTAGTGGGTTTTGCTGTTGTAACACAAAACTCAAACGGAAGAAGGAAGCTGAGGACTGCGTCATACGATCTGGGTAATTCCGTAGGCAGCTGGTATCACGTTGCAGGTACGTACGACAAGGCCACCGGCGAGCAGAAGTTGTATGTCAATGGGCAGCTGGTCAGGATGGTAAGACACCCGGCAGGAAACGGCATCGTTCCGCTGACCTCTTATCCTGGCATGAAAATCGGGAATTCCTTGTCGAAGAAAGGTTGCTTCAATGGTGTCATCGATGGGGTTTGTATTTCCACTCGGGCATTGACCGAGCAGGAGGTGCTGGACATCTACAATAACTAACGAAGGCAAGCTCTCAACGGAGGAGGTTGAGGAGCGGAGTAAAGACAGGCAGGGGGCGTTTCCCGATGTTTCAGAGACATGAGGGAATTCGTCTCCTGCCTGTTTGTTTTATGGCAAGAAATTTCACGAAGCCGCTGAAATCTCTTCTCCGTCTTGTCTGTAGACGGACAGGCCAAGAAAACCCTGAACGAGGAAATCGTTGCAACAAAGGCCTAAATATGCTATAAAGACCATTTATCCTTGATGCTCCCCTTCCGCTGGTTCATGGATCTGTTCTGCCAAGGCGCTTAATGCAGAGGAATTTTACAGTTGCGGTTGTAGAGCGACGAGGCTCGTTGCCCTACCTTGAATGCTAAGGAATTTCAAAATTTTACCTTCCCCTTAACTCCTCTCAGTGAGGGTGATAACGACTGTTCCCCGCTGGCAGGGGTGAAGGGGGTGGAGTTTTGTTGAAAAAAACGTGTAATTGCAACAAAGTCACCGGAG from Candidatus Brocadia sp. includes these protein-coding regions:
- the hisF gene encoding imidazole glycerol phosphate synthase subunit HisF, with protein sequence MLAKRIIPCLDVKDGRVVKGTNFLNLKDAGDPVEIAALYDREGADELTFLDITASHENRNIILDVVKRTAEQVFMPLTVGGGIRNIDDIRRLLTAGADKVSINTAAVKEPEFITKASRRFGSQCIVIAIDAKRVQGNFETPRWEVYINGGRTPTGLDAVEWAKAAENRGAGEILLTSMDCDGTRDGFDIALNKTISEAVNIPVIASGGAGKVEHFYDVFTRGKVDAALAASIFHYRTISIQTVKEYLIKNGVSIRPYK
- a CDS encoding putative toxin-antitoxin system toxin component, PIN family, whose protein sequence is MAVKAVIDTNIWVSSVLNPFGFPARLRKSFEEGAFLAVISEPILEELADVLNRPRIKDKYGITENDIKELLILVEERAESVLLSGDIAICRDKDDNLIIETAIKGQTAFLVTRDDDIKFDKSVSSFLIQYGISVISVTRFLALIYKT
- a CDS encoding antitoxin family protein yields the protein MSKVIDAIFENGVFKPLQHIEVKEHEKVAIKIISLDDWQNRFNRIIGKIHITTKQYTPEEIESDISHAIEEVRKEKRGR
- a CDS encoding right-handed parallel beta-helix repeat-containing protein; protein product: MTINKKSRTTPSLLSAMVFICAVFMVTLCGTGVTYGLTHSSNITSDETWYTADNPHIVTGGIHVYNNATLKIEAGCQVRFDPGAVLYFGYYSGAALNATGTSLNPITFTSNAATPAPNDWDGIVFFNSTDDASTIMDYCTVEYGGYSAYQSNIYCNTASPTIQNCTIRHSGEYGIYCDNYSAPTLINNTISNNGWFPITLNCNNLDTHVAGNTGSGNGTDAIEVRGGGITSSHTWVPQDFNFTVTDSIHVYNDAILTINPGCLVKFRQGTGLYIGYYSGATLNATGTSLNPITFTSGVATPAPDDWEGIVFFNSTVDASTIMDYCTVEYGGFRSYHSNINCNNSSPTIQNCTIRYSDEYGIYCDDASAPTLTNNTISNNGAFPISLFCNLLDTNVTGNTGSSNGTNAIEVRGGGITLSRTWVPQDFYFNVTGSGIHVFSDAILTINPGSLVKFNAMTGLYIGYYSAATLIADGTSGNPITFTSNGATPAPGGWEGIVFYNSTDDASTILDYCTVEYGGYDTFNSNINCDQASPTIQNCTIRHSDGYGIYCDNGAAPTLTNNTISNNGLFPISEFCNTLDSNVTGNTGIGNTPNAIEVRGGNITLSHTWVPQDFYFNVTGSGIHVFSDAILTINPGSLVKFNAMTGLYIGYYSAATLIADGTSGNPITFTSNGATPAPGDWEGIVFYNSTDDASTILDYCTVEYGGYDTYNSNINCNQASPTIQRCLIRNSDGYGIHTTGSGAQPLISCSTITDNTHGVYVASGNPTIENCSIAGNTSYGVFTNTFIYAENNWWGNASGPSGVGPGSGDAVSSDVDYTPWLSAYNSCLETIVLSPSSETNLIGTQHTVTATVTDDASDPMEGIVLFFYITSGPHAGLNSNVTTDSNGQATFTYTGTLEGTDIIEASFTDFHGRTITSGPVTKTWESLPPTPTPTPSPTPTPEPTPSPTPSPTPEPTPSPTPSPTPSPTPSPTPTPAACPCPDAEACYSFDEGNGNVAGDSSGNGHNGAIAGASWTIGNDGSGLSFDGVDDEVSIPVLNSEEVSFSAWFYKNANNPLRYSFIFDGIRTHSNSQLNEGFALKFLKRNPNVVGFAVVTQNSNGRRKLRTASYDLGNSVGSWYHVAGTYDKATGEQKLYVNGQLVRMVRHPAGNGIVPLTSYPGMKIGNSLSKKGCFNGVIDGVCISTRALTEQEVLDIYNN
- a CDS encoding thiazole synthase codes for the protein MENTPLKIGRYEFTSRLFVGTGKYPSMEIMKDALEASGAEVVTVAVRRVKISETTSLLDYIDTRRYKILPNTAGCYSAEEAIRTARLAREAGMSDMIKLEVLGDEKTLLPDPVETLKATETLVKEGFTVLVYTSDDPIIARKLEDAGATSVMPAGAPIGSGQGILNKNNIRIILESAKVPVIVDAGVGTASDVSLAMELGCEGVLLNTGIALAKDPVCMAKAMRLACEAGRLAFLSGRIPKRLYAKASSPEKDF